In Brevibacillus brevis, a genomic segment contains:
- a CDS encoding GntR family transcriptional regulator, translated as MEEQKIGSLRFRIDFSQPLYEQILDQVRSAIAKGEIELGAKMPSVRELALELRMNPNTVMRAYQELERDGLTEKRRGQGTYVTSSSERVQSFRTELASKYMDSFMEQMASLGISLAEIQGYLNRNYRNGEGGTR; from the coding sequence ATGGAGGAACAAAAGATTGGCTCTCTGCGGTTCAGGATCGATTTTAGCCAACCGCTGTACGAGCAAATCCTGGATCAAGTACGCAGCGCTATCGCAAAAGGAGAAATCGAATTGGGAGCAAAAATGCCATCCGTACGCGAGCTGGCTCTGGAACTCCGGATGAACCCGAATACGGTGATGAGAGCCTACCAGGAGCTGGAGCGTGACGGATTAACGGAAAAACGCCGGGGACAGGGAACCTACGTCACTTCGTCGTCCGAACGAGTGCAGTCGTTTCGGACGGAGCTGGCGTCGAAATACATGGATTCGTTCATGGAGCAGATGGCCAGTCTGGGCATATCTCTGGCAGAAATCCAGGGCTACCTCAACAGGAACTATCGAAATGGAGAAGGAGGAACCCGATGA
- a CDS encoding ABC transporter ATP-binding protein gives MAQPIVQCDQLTKRYGKKNALDRLDVAIPSGRIVGVLGPNGCGKSTFFRAITGLIKPDAGEIRVFGRAPGWQTNHDVAYLPDRARWYPRQTVLQAFEWGASFLPGFDMDAAKAFAAYMDVDLEMSMSGMSRGQEARVMLILCMARDVPLIILDEPFAGIDVISREAIISGMIDYLEEREVSILISTHDIQEVEGLFDYIVLMDRGKAIWSGEAEELRAQHGSLHDVFRTFYKREWSR, from the coding sequence ATGGCGCAGCCTATTGTCCAATGTGACCAGTTGACGAAGCGCTACGGCAAAAAAAACGCGCTCGACCGCCTGGATGTGGCTATTCCCTCCGGACGAATCGTGGGCGTGCTCGGTCCAAACGGTTGCGGCAAGTCCACTTTTTTTCGCGCCATCACTGGCCTGATCAAACCGGACGCAGGAGAGATCAGGGTGTTTGGGCGAGCGCCGGGGTGGCAGACGAACCACGACGTTGCCTACCTTCCGGATCGGGCTCGCTGGTATCCGCGTCAAACCGTGCTGCAGGCGTTCGAATGGGGAGCCTCCTTCTTGCCGGGGTTTGACATGGACGCAGCCAAAGCATTCGCCGCGTACATGGACGTCGATTTGGAAATGAGCATGAGCGGCATGAGCAGAGGACAGGAGGCGAGGGTGATGCTGATTCTTTGCATGGCCCGCGATGTACCGCTCATTATTCTGGATGAGCCGTTCGCCGGGATTGATGTGATTTCCCGTGAAGCGATCATTTCCGGCATGATCGATTATTTGGAAGAGCGGGAGGTGTCCATCCTGATCAGTACGCACGATATTCAGGAAGTGGAAGGGCTGTTTGACTATATCGTCCTCATGGATCGGGGAAAAGCGATCTGGTCCGGTGAAGCCGAGGAGCTGCGGGCGCAGCATGGATCCCTTCACGACGTATTCCGGACGTTTTACAAAAGGGAGTGGAGCCGATGA
- a CDS encoding ABC transporter permease subunit produces the protein MSSRTFWALVRHEWKLKGSRRKLDRSHGSRGGRAIYLALLVLVAIGVAAYFAIQGQLQLPQLWGVAIGFPYMLVVMGVMMLKREWENGTFGWWLTLPYSRLSLVGAKFVAAWLRTVAIACGVYVLISLFAGIIALLVEGYSSADVWLTMVTGLPLLAIVVGFSPSILSLSILLSSTHYTTLRPISPILWIVIIGGLSTFYNGFTTFFPNYHLGRRLFSDQAGIWFPNPGGVAAGMVISWIAAYLFIRVAAYLLERKLAL, from the coding sequence ATGAGTTCTCGCACGTTTTGGGCGCTCGTCCGTCATGAATGGAAGCTGAAGGGAAGCAGGAGGAAGCTGGATCGCTCGCATGGTTCCAGGGGTGGGAGGGCCATTTACCTGGCGCTTCTCGTCCTTGTCGCCATTGGAGTAGCTGCTTATTTTGCGATCCAAGGTCAGCTCCAATTGCCTCAGCTTTGGGGCGTCGCGATCGGTTTTCCCTACATGCTGGTCGTCATGGGAGTCATGATGCTCAAAAGGGAATGGGAGAACGGGACCTTCGGATGGTGGCTCACCCTGCCTTATTCGCGGCTCAGTCTGGTAGGCGCCAAGTTCGTCGCTGCCTGGCTGCGGACGGTAGCGATCGCATGCGGGGTGTACGTGCTGATTTCGCTGTTTGCCGGGATCATCGCGCTGCTGGTGGAAGGGTATTCGTCCGCGGATGTATGGCTGACCATGGTGACGGGACTGCCGTTGCTGGCGATCGTCGTCGGCTTCAGTCCGTCCATTCTCTCCCTCAGCATCCTGCTTTCCTCTACCCATTACACGACTCTCCGACCGATCAGTCCGATTCTGTGGATCGTCATCATCGGCGGCTTGAGCACTTTCTACAACGGATTTACGACTTTTTTTCCCAACTACCATTTGGGGCGCCGACTATTCAGCGACCAGGCTGGGATCTGGTTCCCCAATCCGGGGGGAGTGGCGGCAGGCATGGTCATCAGTTGGATCGCCGCCTATCTTTTCATCCGCGTGGCGGCCTACCTGCTAGAACGCAAACTGGCTCTCTAG
- a CDS encoding endospore germination permease has protein sequence MTGIGKNEITTIQYVLLIHGTQVGIGVLTMPRELASIAGTDGWMSIVLGWGIAVVASLLLLNAMKHYPDKTIVEILPLLLGKWLGNTAAVLIVLYCLFGAITVFAYSVSLINIWLLTQTPGYIIVILFIIPLYQVMKGGVRVLGRYSELIFYLTLWMFPVLFFTWPKLNGIHLLPLFKEGWKPILQASQSTILSFLGFELAFFWYPFLQRKQYAVAGMLVANTLSMLVFLTVTILCYSLFSPDEITQFTWPTLGLCKVIEFRFLERFDIVFLAFYLFVLSTTGIPYMYLTVFSTSRLLGSKNHLGYLKLILLLITVAAVMYTPSFSDLKKMVDYWGRTGMVIGYAIPCLLAGLLMFMGKKAGERSG, from the coding sequence ATGACTGGGATTGGGAAAAACGAAATCACGACGATCCAGTATGTGCTGTTGATTCACGGTACGCAGGTGGGGATCGGGGTTTTGACGATGCCGCGGGAGCTCGCCTCCATCGCGGGAACGGACGGCTGGATGTCAATCGTGCTGGGGTGGGGGATTGCCGTCGTCGCCAGCCTGCTGCTTTTGAATGCGATGAAGCATTACCCCGACAAGACCATCGTGGAGATTCTGCCGCTGCTGCTGGGTAAATGGCTGGGCAACACAGCGGCGGTATTGATTGTCCTGTATTGCCTGTTTGGGGCGATCACGGTATTTGCGTACAGTGTGTCCCTGATCAACATCTGGCTGCTGACACAAACCCCTGGCTACATCATCGTCATTTTGTTTATCATCCCGCTCTACCAGGTGATGAAGGGCGGGGTGCGGGTGCTGGGGCGTTATTCCGAACTGATTTTTTATCTGACGCTCTGGATGTTTCCTGTGCTCTTTTTTACATGGCCCAAGTTGAACGGGATTCATCTGCTTCCCTTGTTCAAGGAGGGGTGGAAGCCGATTCTGCAAGCCAGCCAATCGACCATCCTGTCTTTTTTGGGCTTTGAGCTTGCCTTTTTCTGGTACCCTTTTCTGCAAAGAAAGCAGTACGCCGTAGCCGGCATGCTTGTCGCTAACACACTGTCCATGCTGGTCTTTTTGACTGTGACGATCCTCTGCTACAGCTTATTCAGCCCGGACGAGATTACCCAATTTACGTGGCCGACGCTGGGCCTTTGCAAAGTGATCGAATTTCGGTTTTTGGAGCGGTTCGACATCGTCTTTTTGGCTTTCTATCTGTTCGTTTTGTCGACGACGGGCATCCCGTATATGTATCTCACTGTGTTTTCCACAAGCAGGCTGCTCGGCAGCAAAAATCATCTTGGCTACCTAAAGCTGATCTTGCTGCTCATCACAGTGGCGGCGGTGATGTATACGCCCTCCTTCAGCGACTTGAAAAAGATGGTCGACTATTGGGGAAGGACTGGAATGGTGATCGGGTATGCGATTCCATGCCTGCTGGCAGGTCTGTTGATGTTTATGGGAAAAAAGGCGGGGGAGCGAAGCGGATGA
- a CDS encoding Ger(x)C family spore germination protein: MRKPLFLLLALLLWLPLPGCMDRIDLEDATLSLMIGMDLNPKNELLFYLSSPIFSREAKEKSEEYGVRAEALRQSRARFDEMVTGLTLSGKTQLFVIGTRLLETPDWFRLLDVVFRDARFSVNAKMIVYDGPVHDLFRKPPPTKPRLAMHLTKLVDTANRRNITVKTTVEELHRQMYEKGMTPSLTKLAKAKGNVIRVMGTALLKEEGSLATVISGKESVYLQMLLHGKKGELSVSIPYPDEDKEGEKKKQVVKKRLSFFVKGISKKVKVSHDQGRFQIDVDMDMKVSISERLFPFEMEKDYKKMEKKIEEEMGKEFQRLVQKCQKNHIDPFGFGLYARAYQYPEWKKVENDWPHAFANAAVRIVPHVSIKGNGLVK, from the coding sequence ATGAGGAAGCCACTTTTTTTGCTGTTGGCGCTGCTGTTATGGTTGCCTTTGCCCGGCTGCATGGACCGGATTGATCTGGAGGATGCCACTCTTTCCCTCATGATCGGCATGGACTTGAACCCGAAAAACGAACTGCTTTTCTACTTATCCAGCCCTATTTTCAGCAGGGAGGCAAAAGAAAAGTCAGAGGAGTACGGAGTCAGGGCAGAAGCCCTGAGGCAATCCCGGGCAAGGTTTGACGAGATGGTGACAGGGTTGACGCTGTCGGGAAAGACGCAGCTGTTTGTCATAGGCACGCGGTTGCTTGAGACGCCTGACTGGTTCCGTCTCCTGGACGTGGTATTTCGCGATGCGCGGTTTAGCGTCAATGCCAAAATGATCGTCTACGACGGACCCGTCCATGATTTGTTCCGCAAGCCGCCGCCTACCAAGCCTCGCCTCGCTATGCACTTGACCAAGCTGGTGGATACCGCAAACCGAAGAAACATTACCGTCAAGACGACGGTGGAAGAGCTGCACCGCCAGATGTACGAGAAAGGAATGACTCCATCCCTCACGAAGCTGGCGAAGGCGAAGGGAAATGTCATCCGGGTCATGGGCACAGCCCTGCTGAAAGAAGAGGGATCCTTGGCAACGGTGATATCCGGAAAGGAATCGGTCTACCTGCAAATGCTGCTTCATGGAAAGAAGGGGGAGCTCTCTGTCTCGATCCCGTACCCGGATGAGGATAAGGAAGGGGAAAAGAAGAAGCAAGTCGTGAAAAAAAGGCTCAGTTTTTTTGTCAAAGGGATCTCCAAAAAAGTCAAAGTGAGCCACGACCAGGGACGCTTTCAGATCGATGTCGATATGGACATGAAAGTCTCCATCTCCGAGCGCCTTTTTCCATTTGAGATGGAGAAGGATTACAAAAAAATGGAGAAAAAGATCGAAGAGGAGATGGGCAAGGAGTTTCAACGGTTGGTGCAAAAGTGCCAGAAGAACCATATCGATCCGTTCGGCTTCGGATTGTACGCAAGGGCTTACCAGTACCCCGAGTGGAAAAAGGTGGAGAACGACTGGCCGCATGCCTTTGCGAATGCGGCCGTCCGCATCGTTCCCCATGTGTCCATTAAAGGAAACGGGCTCGTCAAGTAA
- a CDS encoding acetyl-CoA C-acetyltransferase has protein sequence MREAVIVAGARTAVGRAKRGSLKDVHPVDMGGAVVSDLLRRVPQLDPAQIDDVIMGTATPEAEQGMNMARLIGLRAGLPTNVAGVTINRFCSSGLQSIAYAAQQIITGSADVVVAGGVESMSLLPMTGHKVALNPTLVETMPQAYMGMGHTAEEVAKRYNVSREDQDAFSLVSHQRATAAIASGKFQEEIVPLTVKQHSFDENGTLQIKEKVFQIDEGPRPDTTLEALAKLKPVFHVQGTVTAGNSSQTSDGAAAVLVMSADKAAELGIEPIAKFRSFTVGGVDPDVMGIGPIVAIPKALKLAGLGLADIDLFELNEAFASQAVAVIRELGLDPEKVNVNGGAIALGHPMGCTGTKLTISILNELKRRGGKYGVVTMCVGGGMGAAGVFEML, from the coding sequence ATGAGAGAAGCAGTGATCGTGGCAGGCGCCCGCACCGCAGTCGGCAGAGCGAAGCGGGGCAGCTTGAAGGATGTACATCCGGTGGATATGGGGGGAGCGGTAGTGAGCGATTTGCTGCGCCGTGTCCCGCAATTGGATCCGGCTCAGATAGACGATGTGATCATGGGGACCGCTACGCCGGAAGCGGAGCAGGGGATGAACATGGCGCGGCTGATCGGCCTGCGCGCCGGGCTGCCGACGAATGTAGCGGGTGTCACCATCAACCGTTTTTGCTCATCGGGCCTGCAAAGCATCGCCTACGCGGCCCAGCAAATCATCACAGGCAGCGCCGATGTCGTCGTGGCAGGCGGCGTGGAGAGCATGAGCCTTTTGCCGATGACGGGGCACAAGGTCGCACTGAACCCTACGTTGGTCGAAACCATGCCCCAGGCGTACATGGGGATGGGGCACACGGCGGAGGAAGTAGCCAAAAGGTACAACGTTTCCCGGGAAGACCAGGACGCCTTTTCCCTCGTCAGCCATCAACGGGCGACGGCAGCAATCGCTTCCGGCAAGTTTCAGGAAGAAATTGTGCCGCTCACGGTGAAGCAGCACTCTTTTGACGAAAACGGCACCCTGCAAATAAAAGAAAAGGTATTCCAGATCGACGAGGGTCCGCGTCCGGATACGACGCTGGAGGCGCTGGCCAAGCTGAAGCCCGTGTTCCACGTGCAAGGGACGGTGACGGCGGGGAACTCCTCGCAGACGAGCGACGGCGCAGCGGCAGTGCTGGTCATGTCCGCCGACAAGGCTGCCGAGCTGGGGATCGAGCCGATCGCCAAGTTCCGTTCCTTTACGGTAGGGGGAGTCGATCCCGATGTGATGGGAATCGGACCGATTGTGGCGATCCCCAAAGCGCTCAAGCTGGCGGGGCTGGGGCTTGCGGACATCGATCTGTTCGAATTGAATGAAGCGTTCGCATCGCAGGCTGTCGCCGTGATCCGCGAGCTGGGACTGGATCCGGAGAAAGTAAACGTCAACGGAGGGGCCATCGCCTTGGGACATCCGATGGGCTGCACAGGGACCAAGCTGACGATCTCCATCCTGAACGAATTGAAGCGGCGCGGCGGCAAGTACGGCGTCGTCACGATGTGCGTCGGCGGCGGGATGGGTGCGGCTGGCGTATTCGAAATGTTGTAA
- a CDS encoding spore germination protein, with product MSLKGWLGRKRALAMMGKRTSTRSIQPISEKLQDNIDMVQSTFTLTPDLVIRTFESTFVEGRAALVYLSGLVDKNSINNNLLRPLLNPSEGGSTSILDLLSVGSVSTYVDFPSVEKEILLGSSVLFIEGRREAIVVETHGWPQRAVEDPQLEASLKGSHQGFVETGIQNIALIRRYIPNRELKIKELTLGERGSGKISIMFMQDLVSQDVLRELEGRINMLTVDAILNTGELEELIEDDPFSPFPQFLTTERPDTAASHLLQGRVIVVVDRSPIVLVGPATFASFFQNVDDYSTRWPVATFIRLLRFTAFLVATFLPALYIALVSFNYEVIPLDLILSVGESRERVPFPPILEAMLMELTLEMLREAGVRLPAPIGQTVGIVGGIVIGQAVVQAGVVSNIMVIVVAFTAIASFIIPNYDMASALRLLRFGMMGLAAMFGIVGIIIGLMALIGHLISLESLGVPYGSPFAPARYADWKDFFVRVPLWNMKDRPVSARARQNKRQGDNRLKGDDK from the coding sequence ATGAGTCTGAAGGGATGGTTGGGAAGAAAACGGGCATTGGCGATGATGGGAAAACGGACAAGCACACGCTCCATCCAACCGATCTCCGAGAAGCTGCAAGACAACATTGACATGGTGCAATCGACTTTTACGCTGACCCCGGACTTGGTTATCCGCACCTTTGAAAGCACCTTCGTGGAAGGGCGGGCCGCGCTCGTGTACCTGTCGGGGCTGGTGGACAAAAACTCGATCAACAACAATCTGCTTCGTCCGCTGCTGAACCCTTCCGAGGGAGGGAGCACGAGCATTCTTGACTTGCTGTCCGTCGGGAGCGTCTCGACATACGTGGACTTCCCATCCGTCGAAAAGGAAATATTGCTCGGGAGCAGTGTTCTTTTTATTGAGGGGCGCAGGGAAGCGATTGTAGTGGAAACCCATGGGTGGCCGCAACGAGCCGTGGAAGACCCCCAATTGGAAGCCTCTCTGAAGGGCTCCCATCAAGGCTTCGTGGAGACAGGCATCCAGAACATCGCCCTGATTCGCCGATACATCCCCAACCGAGAGCTGAAAATCAAGGAGCTGACCTTGGGGGAGCGGGGGAGCGGCAAGATTTCCATCATGTTCATGCAGGATCTCGTGAGTCAGGATGTCCTGCGTGAACTGGAAGGCCGGATCAACATGCTGACCGTCGATGCCATCCTCAATACCGGGGAATTGGAAGAGCTGATCGAGGACGATCCATTTTCGCCCTTCCCCCAATTTTTGACGACGGAGCGGCCTGATACGGCAGCCTCGCACTTGCTGCAGGGCAGGGTTATCGTGGTGGTGGACCGGTCCCCCATCGTGCTGGTCGGACCCGCTACGTTTGCTTCCTTTTTTCAAAACGTGGACGATTACAGCACGCGCTGGCCTGTTGCCACCTTTATTCGACTGCTGCGCTTTACCGCTTTCTTGGTAGCGACCTTTCTTCCCGCACTGTACATCGCGCTCGTGTCGTTCAACTATGAAGTGATCCCATTGGACCTGATTCTGTCCGTGGGAGAGTCTCGCGAAAGGGTGCCCTTTCCCCCGATCCTGGAGGCCATGCTCATGGAGCTGACACTGGAAATGCTGCGGGAAGCGGGCGTTCGTCTGCCAGCCCCGATCGGCCAGACCGTCGGCATCGTCGGCGGTATCGTAATCGGGCAGGCAGTGGTACAGGCGGGAGTCGTGAGCAATATCATGGTCATCGTCGTCGCCTTTACCGCCATCGCCTCGTTTATCATCCCCAATTACGACATGGCGTCAGCCTTGCGTTTACTGCGCTTTGGCATGATGGGGCTGGCCGCCATGTTCGGGATTGTCGGCATCATCATCGGGCTGATGGCGTTGATCGGCCATTTGATTTCATTGGAGTCTTTGGGCGTACCGTACGGGAGCCCGTTTGCGCCGGCGAGATACGCGGACTGGAAAGACTTTTTCGTGCGTGTGCCGCTATGGAATATGAAGGACAGGCCAGTCAGCGCCAGAGCGAGGCAAAACAAGAGACAGGGAGATAATCGTCTCAAGGGGGACGATAAATGA
- a CDS encoding acyl-CoA dehydrogenase family protein, translated as MADTKELIRGGSFLIDAGSADDVFVPEEYNEEQKMIAKTTEDFVNKEVRPHLEEIENHNFEISVRLLKKAGELGLLAGDVPEKYEGLGLDKVSTALVTEKFSLARGFALSYGAHVGIGSLPIVYFGNDDQKRRYLPDLASGARIAAYCLTEPGSGSDALGAKTTATLSADGTHYLLNGEKQWITNAGFADVFIVYAKIDGEKFTAFIVERTFPGVSFGPEEKKMGIKSSSTRTVIFQDAKVPVENLLGEPGRGHVIAFNILNVGRYKLAVGAVGSAKRALEIATNYAKERKQFKTPIANFTLIKNKLANMALKTYAAESSVYRTVGLFDTALSRLGEKADEGQEVAKAIADYAIECSINKVFATEVLDYCVDEGVQIHGGYGFMSEYEIENMYRDSRINRIFEGTNEINRLLIPDTLVKKAMKGELPLLQAAANLQQELMSYYPQEIEDAPLAAEKHLIDMTRKIILMVAGSALMKYQQAISKEQELLAFAADMIIELYAMDSIVKRTEKAIAANGLESEQQKLDLTTVYVQEAFDRVEAWAKEALATMEEGDDLRLRLSILKKLTRRTPVNTVHLKRTIADRVIEAGGYAL; from the coding sequence ATGGCAGATACGAAAGAACTGATCCGCGGTGGAAGCTTTCTGATCGATGCAGGCTCGGCAGATGACGTGTTCGTGCCGGAGGAGTACAACGAAGAGCAAAAGATGATTGCCAAGACAACCGAGGACTTCGTCAACAAAGAGGTGCGCCCGCATCTGGAGGAAATCGAAAACCACAACTTCGAGATTTCCGTGCGCTTGCTGAAAAAAGCGGGCGAGCTGGGGCTCCTGGCCGGAGATGTGCCGGAAAAATACGAGGGGCTGGGACTGGATAAGGTGAGCACCGCACTGGTGACGGAAAAGTTCTCGCTGGCGCGCGGCTTCGCCCTCAGCTACGGAGCGCACGTGGGCATCGGCTCCCTGCCGATCGTCTACTTCGGCAACGACGATCAAAAACGCCGCTATTTGCCCGACCTGGCCTCCGGTGCCCGGATCGCCGCGTATTGCCTGACGGAGCCGGGATCGGGGTCGGATGCGCTCGGGGCGAAGACGACGGCGACCTTGTCCGCCGACGGCACCCACTACCTTCTGAACGGGGAAAAGCAGTGGATCACGAATGCGGGCTTCGCGGACGTCTTCATCGTGTACGCCAAAATCGACGGGGAGAAATTCACCGCCTTTATCGTAGAGAGGACCTTCCCCGGTGTGTCGTTCGGTCCCGAAGAGAAGAAGATGGGGATCAAGAGCTCCTCGACGCGCACGGTCATTTTCCAGGACGCCAAAGTACCGGTGGAAAACCTGCTGGGAGAGCCGGGCAGAGGCCATGTCATCGCGTTTAACATCCTGAACGTGGGACGTTACAAGCTCGCGGTGGGAGCGGTCGGATCCGCGAAGCGCGCGTTGGAGATTGCCACGAACTATGCAAAGGAACGCAAGCAGTTCAAGACGCCTATCGCAAATTTCACACTGATCAAAAACAAGCTGGCGAACATGGCGCTGAAGACGTACGCGGCAGAAAGCTCGGTTTACCGGACGGTAGGGCTGTTTGACACCGCGCTCAGCAGACTTGGCGAGAAGGCGGACGAAGGTCAGGAGGTAGCGAAAGCAATCGCCGACTATGCCATCGAGTGCTCCATCAACAAGGTGTTTGCGACCGAAGTGCTGGATTACTGCGTGGACGAAGGCGTGCAGATCCACGGCGGGTACGGCTTTATGTCCGAGTATGAAATCGAGAACATGTACCGCGACTCCCGCATCAACCGAATTTTTGAAGGAACGAATGAAATCAACCGGCTGCTGATTCCGGATACGCTGGTGAAGAAGGCGATGAAGGGCGAGCTGCCGCTGCTGCAGGCTGCCGCCAACTTGCAGCAGGAGCTGATGAGCTACTATCCGCAGGAGATCGAGGATGCGCCGCTGGCTGCCGAAAAGCACTTGATCGACATGACGCGGAAAATCATCCTGATGGTCGCGGGCTCCGCGCTGATGAAGTACCAGCAGGCCATCTCCAAAGAGCAGGAGCTGCTGGCCTTCGCGGCAGATATGATCATCGAGCTGTACGCGATGGACAGCATTGTGAAACGGACGGAAAAGGCGATCGCGGCGAACGGTCTGGAAAGCGAGCAGCAAAAGCTGGATTTGACCACGGTCTACGTCCAGGAAGCGTTCGATCGGGTGGAGGCATGGGCAAAAGAAGCGCTCGCGACTATGGAAGAAGGAGACGACCTGCGCCTGCGCTTGTCGATCCTGAAAAAGCTGACACGCCGCACCCCGGTCAATACGGTGCACCTGAAGAGAACCATCGCGGACCGGGTGATCGAAGCGGGCGGATACGCGCTATAA
- a CDS encoding CcdC protein domain-containing protein — METYIPIVIVILIIGLGIWLRTRRGKKPIRGKGYGILAPIVVLLVVIPWSLYQLMHIPGKPFHVPAAWELLIAGLLGVVFGVVMLKQTEYEKREDGLVYSKPNRNLKFILIAIVLIRVLLTQYFKSIDVIELSVLMMLMGVLYVGIWRIGSYIKFTKTISGT; from the coding sequence ATGGAAACGTATATTCCTATCGTTATTGTCATCTTGATCATTGGTTTGGGAATTTGGCTCAGAACCAGGAGAGGGAAGAAGCCGATCAGGGGAAAAGGCTACGGGATTCTGGCCCCCATTGTGGTATTGCTTGTGGTGATTCCATGGAGCTTGTACCAGCTCATGCACATCCCCGGGAAACCGTTTCACGTGCCGGCAGCTTGGGAGCTGTTGATTGCCGGTCTTCTCGGTGTCGTTTTCGGGGTGGTCATGCTGAAGCAAACCGAATATGAGAAAAGAGAGGATGGGTTGGTCTATTCGAAGCCAAACCGGAATCTCAAATTCATCCTGATTGCGATCGTGCTCATTCGCGTCTTGTTGACGCAGTACTTCAAATCCATCGATGTTATCGAATTGTCCGTTCTGATGATGCTGATGGGGGTTCTTTATGTCGGCATTTGGCGAATCGGCAGCTACATCAAATTCACGAAAACCATCTCGGGTACGTAA